AAATTTAGTTGGCATATCTTCTGCTGAAAGTTGCTCACAAGCATCAATGTTTTTTGGATTTCTACAACAATTATACAACTTTTTTTCCGCATCAACGCATAGATGGTCAATTttgcaattaaatataaaacataatgctAATACAATTAAGAGTTTATCGAATACTAGGTGGTCGGCTCGCGCAGACGCATGTCGAGCATTATATAATTCGTGGGACGAAATTATTAATGCATTGGTCACTATCAAGGATgacattttcgaaaaatgtgCTACGCGAAATGAATCAAATAGTCTTTATAATCAAATGCAAAATTTAGAAACATCATTTATGGTAATTTTCTGGAATTATATATTAGAACGATTTAATGCATCAAATAAGCAACTACAATGTGTTGAAATTGGAAATGATAAAGTTTCTCAAATTTATACATCACTTATTAATCTAGTACAAAAAACCCgagataattttaatgaatatgaaactaaagctaaaaaaatatcaaagattACCGAGTACAATGTTGATAtaaatcgacaaaaaaaaaaaaaaaatacacttcgATGAAAAAGCCGAACAAACTGAGTTAAGTGGTGGAGATAAATTTCGAGTTGAAACATTTTacgttattattgataaaattactaaTGAACTTGAAAAAAGACACCAGTCCTACAAAACGTTTTGTGATTTATTCGAAGTACTACTAAAAATTACATCTTTAAATTCTTTGAAAATAGTTGAGTCCGCTGAGAAATTGCAAAAAATGTACCCGAATGATTTGGATAATACTTTTTCGTCAGAATGCTTACATTTGCAATCTTATTTACTGAATAGAAATATCGATATTGACATCGATATTTTAACTCCAATCACACTGTGTCAGTATTTGAGAGAAAAATCTttacatattgaaatatttccaaATGTTGACACTGCATTAAGAATTTTCATAAGTGTACCAGTATCCAATTGTACTACCGAGAGATCGTTTTCATGTCTCAAACGTGTAAAAAACTACTTAAGGTCCACTCAAAATGATGAGAAGTTAAACAGCTTAGCATTATTCTCTATAGAAAATGAAGTGTTAAAAGAATTGAATTGCGAGGATTTAATTGACGCATTTGCCAAAACCAAATGTCGACGTAAACCGatcgtttaataaataatttattatgtaagatATTTAGaatgtatacaaacattttgtaattcctttttttttctaatatttttcaactttaattattatgtttttgtatttaaaatataattaaaatttgttttacatacctacctaattaaattttattttgccatAATTAAGGGCGGCAATTTTCCGCAGGCCTACAAgcagtaaatatataaatacgcctCTGGTTAGGAtgtttatgcactaaaaaacagttaaatatgcatgaaaatttgaaaaatatgcataaaaaaataaagatgtgAAAAAAAtgcagtataaatatatatgtagagataaattaaattattaataaaaaatcaacaaattgtgtcagtaaaaaaaaataaatttgcaaAATCATAAACATCCTATCCTTGttttataaacatacatttttttctttataagccTTTTCTTGAACTTTTAATGTTACCTAATAACAGTGCCGTGCCTAGCATAATCAGCGCCCGGGGCGAAGAATAATTTCTAGCGCCCCCACCtcctctaaaaatatttttatacttgtaaAAACATTAGGGAAGAGCCGGAGATAGAATTGTCAGATTTACCTTATTTTtcacattaaacatttttgtcgaCATGTAAATTGTACAAACACATCTAAAGATGATATGTAAACAAGGAGAGAGccttttttgaatatattttgtgaataatattgacaaatgcaatagtattaataattattatacattttatttgaactcAGAAATTCACcaaatctgtataatatataatataatagttataaattataagtatgaaATAGTATAAACATGTTATTAAAATAGGTGATAATGTTTGAAGTAAATAGTATTTAAGTTAATatgttaatcaaaataaaaaatcgcatcactgagttaattatttttatttaggttacaagtattaaaaatgtatattatcttaattcttaatttaatattactaaactTTTGAATGGATTTATAGTAAATAgtcttaataaaatactataataattaagtttttaaaatataataagtacttgACTAGATTTTCATAAACTTATTTTTCGAGATTTGATCGATGCAAAATTTTCAATAACATCATCAAAATTGATagtttgtgttattttattttctattgacAGTATAGCAAGATTCGATAATCTTTCTTGAGTCATGGTTGAACGGAGAtatgttttgattaatttaagtttactgAATGATCTTTCCCCAGATGCAACAGTTACAGGAAAAGTAAGTAATAGTCTGTAAGCGATAACTAAATTTGGATACACTGAGCTTAGTTCATATGTTTTTATGCCatttaatatatctaaataagttgccatttttaaattaggtataatcgCTTCTCCTTGATACTTAAAACATTCAATTTCATTCAGTAATTCACTATTCAGGTctgaactata
This genomic window from Metopolophium dirhodum isolate CAU chromosome 1, ASM1992520v1, whole genome shotgun sequence contains:
- the LOC132933314 gene encoding 52 kDa repressor of the inhibitor of the protein kinase-like — encoded protein: MSGEQASDSTFTIQQELKLEYNQVMDTLISQISWRFEALSNIANDFEFLSGFHLNTLSIEDLKKHAANLVLKYSSDLNSELLNEIECFKYQGEAIIPNLKMATYLDILNGIKTYELSSVYPNLVIAYRLLLTFPVTVASGERSFSKLKLIKTYLRSTMTQERLSNLAILSIENKITQTINFDDVIENFASIKSRKISL